Proteins from one Periplaneta americana isolate PAMFEO1 chromosome 6, P.americana_PAMFEO1_priV1, whole genome shotgun sequence genomic window:
- the LOC138701792 gene encoding uncharacterized protein — protein sequence MTQALLGSRKRVRSGNCDEECCDFMPLSKRINNLHINNGNCFGHKHIKHSVTKQDGIYDEPNPDDWSCMGADRDCLEVNGNGLHCNQNYRNVNDSHVGVQSACSSSSSISHQQSVDSTGGSPELQSNNWLASQPLPHYNPALNASDNPYYYESNKLLFALYMERLHRSGNTLY from the exons ATGACACAAGCGTTACTAGGCAGCAG GAAACGAGTTAGGAGCGGTAATTGCGATGAAGAATGTTGTGATTTCATGCCACTTtccaaaagaataaataatttacatattaataATGGAAATTGTTTTGGACATAAACATATAAAGCATTCTGTAACAAAACAG GATGGCATATATGATGAACCAAACCCTGATGACTGGTCATGTATGGGTGCAGATAGAGACTGCCTGGAAGTAAATGGAAATGGCCTACACTGTAATCAAAATTACAGAAATGTAAATGACAGTCATGTAGGAGTTCAGTCTGCTTGTTCTTCAAGCAGTAGCATTTCTCACCAGCAGTCTGTAGATTCTACTGGAGGAAGTCCAGAATTGCAGTCTAACAATTGGCTGGCAAGCCAGCCTTTACCTCATTATAATCCAGCTCTTAATGCCTCAGACAACCCATACTATTATGAAAGTAACAAGTTACTATTTGCTCTGTACATGGAACGATTACATCGTAGTGGTAATACATTGTATTGA